One genomic segment of Musa acuminata AAA Group cultivar baxijiao chromosome BXJ3-3, Cavendish_Baxijiao_AAA, whole genome shotgun sequence includes these proteins:
- the LOC135633284 gene encoding NEDD8-conjugating enzyme Ubc12-like — MIKLFKLKDQKRQDAANSSGNAPAKKQSAGELRLHKDISELNLPKSTIISFPNGEDDLMNFEISIRPDEGYYQGGRFVFTFQVSPSYPHEPPKVKCKTKVYHPNIDLEGNVCLNILREDWKPVLNINTVIYGLILLFMQPNDEDPLNLDAAAVLRDNPRLFASNVRRAMAGGYVGEVHFPRCI; from the exons ATGATAAAGCTTTTTAAACTTAAGGACCAAAAGCGGCAGGATGCAGCAAATTCCAGTGGAAATGCTCCTGCCAAGAAGCAAAGTGCTGGAGAATTGCGTCTTCACAAAG ATATTAGTGAACTCAATCTGCCTAAAAGCACTATCATATCATTTCCAAATGGCGAGGATGATCTGATGAACTTTGAGATCAGCATCAGACCTGATGAAGGATACTATCA GGGGGGTAGATTTGTTTTCACCTTCCAAGTATCTCCTTCTTATCCTCATGAGCCACCAAAGGTTAAGTGCAAGACAAAG GTTTACCATCCTAATATTGACTTGGAGGGAAATGTCTGCCTGAACATTCTGCGTGAAGATTGGAAGCCTGTGCTTAACATTAATACTGTTATCTATGGCTTGATTCTTCTTTTCATG CAACCAAATGATGAGGACCCATTAAACCTTGATGCAGCTGCAGTTCTACGTGACAACCCCAGGTTGTTTGCGTCAAATGTACGAAGGGCAATGGCTGGAGGGTATGTGGGTGAAGTCCACTTCCCCAGGTGCATATGA